Proteins from a single region of Gasterosteus aculeatus chromosome 20, fGasAcu3.hap1.1, whole genome shotgun sequence:
- the LOC120810106 gene encoding protein tyrosine phosphatase type IVA 3: MQANMNRPAPVELCHKNMRFLITHNPTDSTLSSFIEDLKRFGATTVVRVCDTTYDKTPLEKDGITVVDWPFDDGAPPPVKLVDDWLSLLKKKFQEEPGCCVAVHCVAGLGRAPVLVALALIESGMKYEDAIQLIRQKRRGAINSKQLTYLEKYRSKHRLRFKDSHAQKNKCCTM; this comes from the exons ATGCAGGCCAACATGAACCGACCAGCTCCGGTTGAACTGTGCCACAAGAACATGAGATTCCTCATCACACACAACCCCACAGACAGCACACTCAGCTCCTTCATAGAG GACCTGAAGCGCTTCGGCGCCACCACAGTTGTCCGCGTCTGTGACACCACGTATGACAAAACACCGCTGGAGAAAGACGGCATCACTGTGGTG GATTGGCCGTTTGATGATGGAGCCCCGCCCCCGGTGAAGCTGGTGGATGATTGGCTGAGTCTGCTGAAAAAGAAGTTTCAGGAGGAGCCAGGATGCTGCGTGGCAGTTCACTGTGTGGCTGGCCTCGGGAG GGCTCCTGTGCTGGTCGCCTTGGCTCTGATAGAGAGTGGGATGAAGTATGAAGATGCTATTCAACTCATCAGACA GAAGCGCCGTGGAGCCATCAACAGTAAACAGCTAACCTACCTGGAGAAATATCGATCCAAGCACAGACTCCGCTTTAAAGACTCTCATGCACAAAAGAACAAATGTTGCACAATGtga